From a single Deltaproteobacteria bacterium genomic region:
- a CDS encoding HNH endonuclease has translation MPARKKISASLQQRVRQRAQGLCEYCHAAEQWQYVRFTLDHIIPVARDGPSTLDNLALACFHCNRRKTDRLKAVDRASHDQVPLFNPREHKWSDHFIWSADGTVLIGRTRTGRATIDALALNRERVVRIRAADYIAGRHPPPDDPRQ, from the coding sequence TTGCCCGCGCGCAAGAAAATCTCTGCTTCGTTACAACAACGCGTTCGGCAGCGAGCCCAGGGGTTGTGTGAATACTGCCATGCCGCAGAGCAATGGCAATATGTCCGTTTCACACTCGATCATATCATTCCAGTCGCGCGTGATGGCCCGTCGACGCTCGATAATTTGGCCTTGGCCTGCTTTCACTGCAATCGGCGGAAGACGGATCGTCTCAAGGCCGTCGATCGCGCTTCTCACGACCAAGTTCCGCTCTTCAACCCACGCGAACACAAGTGGAGCGATCACTTCATCTGGTCTGCTGACGGGACCGTCTTAATCGGTCGTACGCGGACTGGGCGTGCCACGATTGATGCATTGGCGTTAAACCGTGAACGTGTGGTCCGCATTCGGGCAGCGGATTATATCGCCGGACGGCATCCTCCACCCGATGATCCACGACAGTAG